One genomic window of Glycine soja cultivar W05 chromosome 9, ASM419377v2, whole genome shotgun sequence includes the following:
- the LOC114367530 gene encoding cationic amino acid transporter 1-like: MRTSEEGREGGVMRRRRGCTFQKNDFLPEESFGSWGSYGRALMETPRRLKDRILTRSNESAEVGEMRARSSHQMKKTLNWWDLMWLGIGAVIGAGIFVLTGIEAREVAGPAVVLSYVVSGFSAMLSVFCYTEFAVEIPVAGGSFAYLRVELGDFVAFIAAGNILLEYVISCAAVSRSWTSYFATLCNKNPDDFRIVVHNMNPNYNHFDPIAVIVLAAICILAIYSTKGSSIFNYIASVVHVVIIAFIVIVGLIHVKPQNYVPFAPFGVRGVFQASAVLFFAYVGFDAVATMAEETKNPSRDIPIGLVGSMVVTTIAYCLLSATLCLMQPYTSIDVNAPFSVAFSAIGWDWAKYIVSLGALKGMTTVLLVSVVGQARYLTHIARTHMMPPWFALVDEHTGTPVNATIAMVVVSAVIAFFTDLQILSNLLSISTLFIFMLVAIALIVRRYYSSGVTTKRNQITLIVFIVFIIASSCGISCYWALSEGWIGYAIFVPIWALSTGGLCLFVPKAKEPKFWGVPLVPWIPSISIFINIFLLGSIDKDSFIRFGFWTVFLLVYYVFFGLHASYDTAKEFEAQRSMENSINKMEDGEMSST, from the exons ATGAGAACgagtgaagaaggaagagagGGAGGTGTGATGCGGAGGAGGAGGGGTTGCACGTTTCAGAAGAACGACTTCCTCCCGGAGGAATCGTTTGGGAGCTGGGGGAGCTACGGGAGGGCGCTGATGGAGACGCCGCGGAGGCTGAAGGATCGCATCTTGACGCGGTCCAACGAGAGCGCGGAGGTGGGGGAGATGAGGGCGCGTAGCAGCCACCAGATGAAGAAAACGCTGAACTGGTGGGATCTGATGTGGCTCGGGATCGGGGCGGTGATCGGCGCCGGAATATTCGTTCTCACCGGAATCGAGGCAAGGGAGGTGGCCGGGCCTGCGGTGGTGCTGTCCTACGTGGTGTCCGGGTTCTCCGCCATGCTCTCCGTCTTCTGCTACACAGAGTTTGCCGTCGAAATCCCCGTCGCTG GTGGCTCATTTGCATACTTGAGAGTGGAGCTAGGAGATTTTGTGGCCTTCATAGCTGCTGGAAACATCCTTCTAGAGTATGTAATAAGTTGTGCCGCAGTGTcaagatcatggacctcatatTTTGCTACTCTTTGCAACAAAAACCCTGATGATTTCCGCATAGTGGTTCACAACATGAACCCTAATTACAACCACTTTGACCCTATTGCAGTCATAGTCCTTGCAGCCATATGCATCCTCGCGATTTATAGCACCAAAGGCTCCTCAATCTTCAACTACATTGCCTCGGTGGTGCATGTGGTTATCATTGCCTTTATTGTCATAGTGGGTCTTATTCATGTCAAGCCTCAAAACTATGTACCCTTTGCACCCTTTGGTGTTAGAGGAGTTTTTCAAGCTTCAGCTGTTCTTTTCTTTGCTTATGTAGGGTTTGATGCTGTTGCAACCATGGCTGAAGAAACCAAGAACCCTTCAAGGGACATTCCAATAGGGTTAGTGGGGTCAATGGTTGTTACAACAATAGCATATTGCTTGCTTTCAGCTACACTATGCCTCATGCAACCTTACACTAGCATCGATGTGAATGCACCCTTTTCGGTTGCGTTTAGTGCCATAGGGTGGGATTGGGCTAAGTACATTGTTTCTTTGGGGGCTTTGAAGGGAATGACCACAGTGTTGTTGGTGAGTGTTGTGGGCCAAGCTAGGTACTTGACTCACATTGCACGCACCCACATGATGCCCCCTTGGTTTGCCTTAGTGGACGAGCACACTGGAACGCCTGTGAATGCCACGATCGCCATGGTTGTGGTGTCTGCTGTGATTGCTTTCTTCACCGACCTTCAAATTCTCTCCAACCTTTTATCAATCTCGACTCTCTTCATATTTATGCTTGTGGCCATTGCTCTCATTGTGAGAAGGTATTACTCTAGTGGGGTCACTACAAAGAGAAACCAAATCACGCTCATTGTATTCATTGTGTTTATCATTGCATCTTCATGTGGGATTTCATGTTATTGGGCTCTTAGTGAAGGGTGGATTGGATATGCTATTTTTGTGCCTATTTGGGCTTTATCTACTGGAGGGCTTTGCCTTTTTGTTCCGAAGGCAAAGGAGCCTAAATTTTGGGGGGTGCCTTTGGTTCCATGGATACCTTCcatatctatttttattaacattttccTCCTTGGGTCTATAGATAAAGACTCGTTTATTAGGTTTGGGTTTTGGACAGTGTTTCTCTTGGTTTACTATGTTTTCTTTGGGTTGCATGCTTCTTATGATACAGCTAAGGAGTTTGAGGCACAACGTAGTATGGAAAATTCTATAAACAAGATGGAAGATGGAGAGATGTCTTCTACGTAG